In Thermoplasmata archaeon, the following are encoded in one genomic region:
- a CDS encoding PLP-dependent aspartate aminotransferase family protein has product MRWDTRLLHDGQGPDPLTGAVNVPVYLTSTFAQRSPGEAKGYVYSRTGNPTRAALERVLGRLEGGAGALAFGSGLAATSTLLMAYPKGSRIVAGDDLYAGTWRLLQIARTHGVDVELIDTTDLANVRRALGTAPTDLLYLETPTNPLLKVTDLRGAIGLARRARTRVAVDNTFASPVLQRPLGLGADVVVHSTTKYLGGHSDLIGGALVFRSRRWLEKYRWFQNTQGGIPSPLDCFLVLRGIHTMGLRVRAHCANARRVARFLASHPRVRTTLYPGLPEHPGHAIARRQMDDYGGMVSAELRGGLPEVRRVVRRFRLFTLAESLGGVESLVNVPALMTHRSVPKELRERQGIREGLLRFSVGIEDGNDLVDDLRRALG; this is encoded by the coding sequence ATGCGCTGGGACACGCGACTGCTCCACGACGGCCAGGGACCCGATCCGCTGACCGGGGCGGTGAACGTCCCGGTCTACCTGACATCGACGTTCGCCCAGCGCTCGCCCGGCGAGGCGAAGGGGTACGTTTACTCCCGCACCGGCAACCCGACCCGCGCGGCGCTGGAGCGGGTGCTCGGGCGGCTTGAGGGGGGCGCGGGGGCGCTCGCGTTCGGCTCGGGGTTGGCGGCGACCTCGACGCTCCTCATGGCCTACCCGAAAGGGAGCCGGATCGTCGCCGGCGACGATCTGTACGCGGGCACCTGGCGCCTGCTCCAGATCGCCCGGACCCACGGCGTCGACGTCGAGCTCATCGATACCACGGATCTGGCCAACGTGCGGCGCGCGCTCGGGACCGCGCCGACGGACCTGTTGTACCTGGAGACCCCCACGAATCCGCTGCTCAAGGTGACCGATCTCCGCGGCGCGATCGGTCTCGCCCGACGGGCCCGGACCCGGGTCGCCGTGGACAACACCTTCGCCTCCCCCGTGCTGCAGCGACCGCTCGGCCTCGGAGCCGACGTCGTCGTCCACTCCACGACCAAGTATCTCGGCGGCCACAGTGACCTCATCGGCGGCGCGCTCGTCTTTCGTTCGCGGCGCTGGCTCGAGAAGTATCGATGGTTCCAGAACACCCAGGGCGGCATCCCGAGCCCGCTCGACTGCTTCCTGGTCTTGCGGGGCATCCACACGATGGGCCTGCGGGTCCGCGCCCACTGCGCGAATGCGCGTCGGGTGGCCCGGTTCCTCGCCTCCCACCCGCGTGTCCGCACCACGCTCTATCCCGGCCTGCCCGAGCACCCCGGACACGCGATCGCCCGGCGCCAGATGGACGACTACGGCGGCATGGTCTCGGCCGAGCTGCGCGGCGGCCTCCCCGAGGTGCGTCGGGTCGTGCGCCGGTTCCGGCTCTTCACTCTCGCCGAGAGCCTCGGCGGCGTCGAGTCGCTCGTCAACGTGCCCGCGCTCATGACCCACCGCTCGGTGCCGAAGGAGCTGCGGGAGCGACAGGGGATCCGCGAGGGGCTCCTGCGCTTCAGCGTCGGCATCGAGGACGGGAACGACCTCGTCGACGATCTCCGGCGCGCGCTCGGCTAG
- a CDS encoding cupin domain-containing protein: MPLWEDAPDAWHEVLPGVHRRILAHAPDVMMVLYRISPGAHFPSHTHPHTQSGTVLEGGGEFRVGDEVWRLRVGSSYTVPGNVPHELTAEPGGRTVVLDVFTPRREELLHEAQRPQRE; encoded by the coding sequence ATGCCGCTGTGGGAAGATGCCCCCGATGCCTGGCACGAGGTGCTGCCCGGGGTCCATCGTCGGATCCTCGCGCACGCCCCCGATGTGATGATGGTGCTGTACCGGATCAGTCCGGGCGCCCACTTCCCGAGCCACACGCACCCCCACACCCAGAGCGGGACCGTGCTCGAGGGCGGCGGGGAGTTCCGCGTCGGGGACGAGGTCTGGCGGCTGCGGGTGGGCTCGTCCTACACCGTACCGGGGAACGTCCCGCACGAGCTCACGGCAGAGCCGGGCGGGCGCACGGTCGTGCTCGACGTGTTCACGCCGCGGCGCGAGGAGCTCCTGCACGAGGCGCAGCGCCCCCAGCGGGAGTGA
- a CDS encoding SDR family oxidoreductase: MSPFVPSGSGLADARVLVTASSQGIGYAAAEAFLQEGARVVVNSSNEERLARAVERLRAHGPVHGVAADLAAHAGIDRLVDEAVGHLGGLDTLVYVTGSPRPGTFLEQGYEDWARAASLLVVSPAYLARRVAQTMLAQPTGGRMVFLTSFAIREPVGNLALSSVCRVAVAGLVRTLARELGPRGIRVNGILPGYIRTSRIDEVFEDAARRRGVAPESVAREIEAEIPMRRIGTPAELARVIVFLGSERSSYVNGAMVPVDGGILRSIG; encoded by the coding sequence GTGAGCCCGTTCGTGCCGTCGGGCTCGGGCCTCGCGGACGCGCGAGTGCTCGTCACCGCGTCGAGCCAGGGGATCGGCTACGCGGCGGCCGAGGCGTTTCTGCAGGAGGGGGCCCGGGTCGTCGTGAACTCGTCGAACGAGGAGCGCCTCGCCCGTGCCGTCGAGCGTCTGCGCGCCCACGGACCGGTCCACGGCGTCGCGGCCGACCTCGCGGCGCACGCGGGGATCGACCGGCTGGTCGACGAAGCGGTCGGTCATCTCGGCGGACTCGACACGCTCGTCTACGTGACCGGCTCGCCGCGCCCCGGCACGTTCCTCGAGCAGGGCTACGAGGACTGGGCCCGGGCCGCGAGCCTTCTGGTCGTCAGTCCGGCGTACCTCGCGCGTCGCGTCGCGCAGACGATGCTCGCCCAGCCGACCGGCGGGCGCATGGTGTTCCTGACCTCGTTCGCGATCCGCGAGCCGGTCGGAAACCTCGCGCTCTCGAGCGTCTGTCGGGTCGCCGTCGCCGGCCTCGTGCGCACCCTCGCCCGAGAGCTCGGGCCCCGCGGCATCCGGGTGAACGGCATCCTCCCGGGCTACATCCGCACCTCCCGCATCGACGAGGTCTTCGAGGACGCGGCGCGCCGGCGCGGGGTCGCGCCCGAGTCGGTCGCCCGGGAGATCGAGGCCGAGATCCCGATGCGGCGCATCGGGACTCCGGCGGAGCTCGCCCGGGTGATCGTCTTCCTCGGGAGCGAACGGTCGAGCTACGTCAACGGCGCGATGGTCCCCGTCGACGGGGGCATCCTGCGATCGATCGGCTGA
- a CDS encoding cyclase family protein, with protein MSAPRRVHDLTALLQTHMPVWPSSPLPVFEPVGIVARDGYSIERVSCLTHTGTHLDAPSHFLENGATVDAIPADRLVGTAVVLDVRSEIEGSLIPAKALARHWPSAGRPDIALLRTDWSRERAPTRRYLYEFPGIDPAGAEWLAGQGLRGVGTDTLGIDPYSNSKFEAHKVLLGRGIWILEALDHLAELREGAQYTLVAGPLKIAGGSGAMARVFAIEG; from the coding sequence ATGTCGGCGCCCCGACGTGTGCACGACCTGACCGCGTTGCTCCAGACCCACATGCCGGTCTGGCCGTCCTCCCCGCTCCCGGTCTTCGAGCCCGTGGGGATCGTCGCCCGCGACGGCTACTCGATCGAGCGGGTGAGCTGCCTCACGCACACCGGAACGCATCTGGACGCCCCGTCGCATTTCCTCGAGAACGGCGCAACGGTCGATGCCATCCCCGCGGACCGCCTCGTCGGGACCGCGGTCGTGCTGGACGTCCGATCCGAGATCGAGGGATCTCTGATCCCGGCGAAGGCCTTGGCGCGGCACTGGCCGAGCGCCGGGCGGCCGGACATCGCGCTCCTACGGACCGACTGGAGCCGGGAGCGCGCCCCGACGCGGCGCTACCTCTACGAGTTCCCCGGCATCGACCCGGCGGGGGCCGAGTGGCTGGCCGGCCAGGGCCTCCGCGGCGTCGGCACGGACACACTGGGCATCGACCCGTACTCGAACTCCAAGTTCGAGGCGCACAAGGTGCTGCTCGGCCGCGGGATCTGGATCCTCGAAGCGCTCGACCATCTCGCCGAGCTACGGGAGGGGGCCCAGTACACGCTCGTCGCCGGCCCGCTCAAGATCGCCGGCGGCAGCGGCGCGATGGCCCGCGTCTTCGCGATCGAGGGGTGA
- a CDS encoding aminotransferase class I/II-fold pyridoxal phosphate-dependent enzyme yields the protein MRVDEISESPILALIDQIFQMRQAGATILGLHIGEPDFDTPAGIRDAAYRAMNEGLTHYTSAQGMPDLRAAIADRLSRRHSLRAGADDVVILPAKFAIFATLLSCVEPGDEVLLPDPTYLFEQPIELAGARPRYAPLGEDFSIDAPGLRRAVTPRTRLLVLVSPANPTGRVLRRSEIDAALAIAREHRLTVVSDETYESLVYEGTHVSPASIAPDDIPVVTIGSFSKAFAMTGWRVGYAVAPPEIRRRLVRVIEHALTCVPPFLQRACLWALENAGPDEARFREEFRARRDHLVRRLASVEGLATVRPEGAFYVFPRYDLARPSVEFCASLLEEERLAVVPGIAFGPSGERHVRISYTSPIAALDDGVDRLDRFLRRHRGRSG from the coding sequence GTGCGGGTCGACGAGATCTCCGAGTCGCCGATCCTCGCCCTCATCGACCAGATCTTCCAGATGCGCCAGGCGGGCGCCACGATCCTCGGCCTGCACATCGGGGAGCCGGACTTCGACACTCCGGCGGGCATCCGTGACGCGGCGTATCGCGCGATGAACGAGGGCCTGACGCACTACACCTCGGCCCAGGGAATGCCGGACCTGCGTGCCGCCATCGCGGATCGGCTGTCGCGCCGGCACAGCCTTCGCGCCGGAGCGGACGACGTGGTCATCCTGCCAGCGAAGTTCGCGATCTTCGCGACGCTCCTCTCGTGCGTTGAACCCGGGGACGAGGTGCTCCTGCCCGATCCGACGTACCTGTTCGAGCAGCCGATTGAACTTGCGGGGGCCCGCCCCCGCTACGCGCCGCTGGGCGAGGACTTCTCGATCGATGCGCCGGGGCTGCGGCGGGCCGTCACTCCCCGGACCCGCCTGCTGGTCCTGGTCTCGCCGGCGAACCCGACGGGTCGCGTGCTCCGCCGCTCAGAGATCGATGCCGCGCTCGCGATCGCCCGGGAACACCGACTCACCGTCGTGAGCGACGAGACCTACGAGTCGCTCGTCTACGAGGGCACGCACGTCAGCCCCGCGTCGATCGCGCCGGACGACATACCCGTCGTGACGATCGGGAGCTTCTCGAAGGCGTTCGCCATGACCGGCTGGCGGGTCGGCTATGCCGTCGCCCCCCCAGAAATCCGCCGCCGGCTCGTCCGGGTGATCGAGCACGCGCTGACCTGCGTGCCGCCGTTCCTCCAGCGGGCGTGCCTCTGGGCGCTCGAAAATGCAGGTCCGGACGAGGCACGGTTCCGTGAGGAATTCCGCGCGCGACGCGACCACCTCGTGCGCCGGCTCGCGTCGGTCGAGGGACTGGCGACGGTCCGGCCGGAGGGGGCGTTCTATGTGTTCCCGCGCTACGACCTCGCCCGGCCGTCGGTCGAGTTCTGCGCGAGCCTGCTCGAGGAGGAGCGGCTCGCGGTCGTCCCCGGCATCGCCTTCGGCCCCTCCGGGGAGCGGCACGTTCGCATCTCCTATACCTCGCCGATCGCGGCGCTCGACGACGGGGTCGACCGACTCGACCGGTTCCTGCGGCGCCATCGAGGCCGCTCGGGATAG
- a CDS encoding non-canonical purine NTP pyrophosphatase: MTDVSFVSTNPGKLREVRAVLRPYGVRVRWERRALPEPQADSLAEVVRAKLEAVGNLPGYVLVEDSGLFVPSLHGFPGVYSAHFLKVWKFGPLLELLEIRPRAAFFRTVAGLRYGRQHWLFTGEVHGSIAHKAAGTGGFGYDPIFVPSGWTRTFAQAPPAEKNAISHRARAMREVGEHLRRRGGGRPRRA, translated from the coding sequence GTGACCGACGTCAGCTTCGTCAGCACGAACCCGGGTAAGCTGCGCGAGGTCCGCGCGGTGCTGCGGCCCTACGGCGTCCGCGTCCGCTGGGAGCGGCGCGCGCTGCCCGAGCCTCAGGCCGACAGCCTGGCCGAGGTCGTGCGGGCCAAGCTCGAGGCGGTCGGTAATCTCCCGGGCTACGTTCTCGTGGAGGACTCCGGCCTTTTCGTACCCTCGCTCCATGGATTTCCGGGCGTTTACTCGGCGCACTTCCTGAAGGTCTGGAAGTTCGGACCCCTGCTCGAGCTGCTCGAGATCCGCCCCCGCGCCGCGTTCTTCCGGACGGTCGCCGGACTCCGGTACGGCCGGCAGCACTGGCTGTTCACCGGCGAGGTGCACGGCTCGATCGCCCACAAGGCTGCAGGCACCGGTGGGTTCGGCTACGACCCGATCTTCGTCCCCTCGGGATGGACCCGGACGTTCGCGCAGGCGCCTCCCGCCGAAAAGAACGCGATCTCGCACCGGGCCCGCGCCATGCGCGAGGTCGGCGAGCACCTGCGACGCCGCGGGGGCGGTCGACCCCGACGGGCTTAA
- a CDS encoding nitroreductase family protein, translated as MDVIDAIRSYRPCVQFQSRPVPPEKLKSVLGAARLAPSQHNLQPWRFVVVQDDERKRLLAQASNRGRLIAEAPAVIVAFAVEEDIPVTIGGYISAYPLDVAVAIDHLQLAATSEGLGTRWLIEFNEEKVRSVLGVPEGIHPIAIVPIGYPADANGSSVPADDDGRKSPDEIIAYDDYPWR; from the coding sequence ATGGACGTCATCGACGCGATCCGCTCCTACCGCCCATGCGTCCAGTTCCAGTCGCGGCCGGTCCCGCCCGAGAAGCTGAAGTCAGTGCTCGGCGCCGCCCGGCTGGCGCCGAGCCAACACAATCTGCAGCCCTGGCGCTTCGTGGTCGTCCAGGATGACGAGCGCAAGCGCCTCCTGGCCCAAGCATCGAACCGGGGCCGGTTGATCGCGGAGGCCCCGGCGGTCATCGTCGCGTTCGCGGTGGAAGAGGACATCCCCGTGACGATCGGGGGGTACATCTCGGCCTACCCGCTCGATGTCGCGGTCGCGATCGACCACCTGCAGCTTGCCGCGACCTCCGAGGGCCTGGGCACGCGCTGGCTGATCGAGTTCAACGAGGAGAAGGTGCGATCGGTGCTCGGCGTGCCCGAGGGGATCCATCCGATCGCGATCGTCCCGATCGGCTACCCCGCGGACGCGAACGGCTCGTCGGTCCCGGCGGACGACGACGGCCGAAAGAGCCCGGACGAGATCATCGCCTACGACGACTATCCGTGGCGCTAG
- the smc gene encoding chromosome segregation protein SMC, giving the protein MYLKRLKLRNFKSFAGATEIPFQPGFTGVAGPNGMGKSNISDAILFVLGPTSSKALRAERLTHLFFNGGSSKKAATECEVSLVFDNSDKLLPNEAAEVEITRYVKLAPSDPDGYYSYFYVNGKRTTQTEIDGLLAHARLSGDGYNLVQQGDVNKIVTMGPVPRRGLLERLAGISQYDEELDRAATKRANLDQNLARIQTLLGEIKSHLAALESQRLQAIQYKQLQDEKRRSEARLARAGHRMAEQELATCRKQVESVRSEIGRLDAARTELSAHQEELARQVEAVDREIAEAGGAAAVKFKAELDDKRMAFARLDQSLSHLREELGAMSQQSKELDGSLAQDDTHRVALEERQRELAERLATLAKDAEAHTEGIRTATGGTGKSNDRLAAARRQQLDLQRQHDLKQKGWQQAVQDREAAKASREAAERTLAQAEDDSRERGVEVKDLELRLREAGGPKAAGPSTGDLQKELFSLKNQDKQLIAEAERLAREVGELNRRYLALDARLKARTEGGARPNALAAVDYLLSQRNLGKIEGIRGTVEELAAFDPKLKTALQVAGGSRFQALVVETDRVAEECIRLLREEKRGRATFLPLNKMLAGRPHGKSLVTVRSTGAAGFAIDLVKFDEALRPAFWYVFGETVVMNDLASARSEMGGVRLVTLQGDLIEATGAISGGYLDPTAQGRGADSAIELKRLGDELREKGSAETAARDQLTQVSERIRTVSEELATRSIRDQSRESTQKILDKDIATARGRLKSAQELIASATGEEKRAGAAFEAAEETVRSLAAEIATLKESIAKAQEAYLGQLPEALGARLRGLQEAAQKTSEERVRVNGELEAARASLAALVSGLAARRTEGKAALDAIAAKRKEITKTEKAVHDAKAALDALKSVESKQTESQKAQTETKRGLEEQRLEVTRKLGETGANLDTRRALLTQEETRLAVAESKFHELEEALHQFPEPEPDEKPISIEELKRKITALEQQLGTMGDVNLRAVEEYDGEKTRLDEFTGESTRLTSEKDELVALVNEIEKKKREKIQQVVVQVNGNFREIYGELSAGGEGEIALENPDDPLAGGLLIKARPVGKTVARLEQLSGGEKSLASLAFIFSLQRYDPSPLYVFDEVDMSLDGLNAEYVGRLLRHNAERAQFVVISLRKVTLKFASHLYGVTMHGDGCSRVVGIHLDDIHDVESREGARGAEAAPPALEAR; this is encoded by the coding sequence ATGTATCTCAAGCGGCTGAAACTTAGGAACTTCAAGTCGTTCGCGGGCGCGACCGAGATCCCCTTCCAGCCCGGGTTCACCGGGGTAGCCGGGCCCAACGGGATGGGCAAGTCGAACATCTCCGACGCCATCCTGTTCGTCCTAGGGCCGACGAGCTCCAAGGCGCTGCGCGCCGAGCGGCTGACCCACCTGTTCTTCAATGGCGGATCGTCGAAGAAGGCGGCCACCGAGTGCGAGGTGTCGCTCGTCTTCGACAACTCGGACAAGCTGCTGCCAAACGAGGCCGCGGAGGTCGAGATCACCCGGTACGTCAAGCTCGCCCCCAGCGACCCGGACGGCTACTACTCGTACTTCTACGTCAACGGCAAGCGGACGACCCAGACCGAGATCGACGGCCTGCTCGCCCACGCACGCCTGTCGGGCGACGGCTACAACCTCGTCCAGCAGGGCGACGTCAACAAGATCGTTACGATGGGTCCGGTGCCCCGACGCGGACTGCTCGAACGGCTGGCGGGCATCAGCCAGTACGACGAGGAGCTCGATCGGGCCGCCACGAAGCGCGCGAACCTCGACCAGAACCTCGCCCGCATTCAGACCCTGCTCGGTGAGATCAAGAGCCATCTCGCCGCGCTCGAGAGCCAGCGCCTGCAGGCGATCCAGTACAAGCAGCTCCAGGACGAGAAGCGGAGAAGCGAGGCGCGTCTCGCCCGCGCCGGCCACCGCATGGCGGAGCAGGAGCTCGCGACCTGCCGCAAGCAGGTGGAGTCGGTGCGCTCGGAGATCGGCCGGCTCGACGCGGCGCGTACGGAGCTTTCGGCTCACCAGGAGGAGCTCGCGCGCCAGGTCGAGGCGGTCGACCGAGAGATCGCGGAGGCCGGCGGCGCGGCCGCGGTGAAGTTCAAGGCCGAGCTCGACGACAAGCGCATGGCGTTCGCGCGGCTCGACCAGAGTCTCTCCCATCTGCGCGAGGAGCTCGGGGCGATGAGTCAGCAGTCGAAGGAGCTCGACGGCTCGCTCGCCCAGGACGACACCCACCGCGTCGCGCTCGAAGAGCGACAACGGGAGCTCGCCGAGCGGCTCGCAACACTCGCGAAGGACGCGGAGGCCCACACCGAAGGGATCCGGACCGCGACGGGCGGCACGGGGAAGTCGAACGATCGTCTTGCGGCGGCCCGGCGCCAGCAGCTCGATCTCCAGCGCCAGCACGACCTCAAGCAGAAGGGCTGGCAACAGGCGGTCCAGGACCGAGAGGCCGCGAAGGCGTCGCGGGAGGCCGCGGAGCGAACGCTCGCGCAGGCCGAGGACGACAGCCGCGAACGCGGGGTCGAGGTCAAGGACCTCGAGCTTCGCCTCCGCGAGGCCGGGGGTCCGAAGGCGGCGGGGCCGTCGACCGGGGATCTCCAGAAGGAGCTGTTCTCGCTCAAGAATCAGGACAAGCAGCTCATTGCCGAGGCCGAACGCCTCGCGCGCGAGGTCGGCGAGCTCAACCGCCGCTACCTCGCCCTCGACGCCCGGCTGAAGGCCCGTACGGAGGGCGGTGCCCGACCGAACGCCCTCGCCGCGGTCGACTACCTGCTATCGCAGCGTAACCTCGGCAAGATCGAGGGCATCCGCGGCACGGTCGAGGAGCTCGCCGCGTTCGATCCGAAGCTCAAGACCGCGCTGCAGGTCGCCGGCGGCAGCCGCTTCCAGGCGCTGGTCGTCGAGACGGACCGGGTCGCCGAGGAGTGCATCCGGCTCCTGCGGGAAGAGAAGCGGGGCCGGGCGACGTTCCTACCGCTCAACAAGATGCTCGCCGGCCGGCCGCACGGCAAGTCCCTCGTCACCGTGCGGAGCACGGGCGCGGCCGGTTTCGCCATCGACCTCGTGAAGTTCGACGAGGCGCTGCGCCCGGCGTTCTGGTACGTCTTCGGCGAGACCGTCGTCATGAACGACCTGGCGAGCGCCCGCTCGGAGATGGGCGGGGTCCGGCTCGTCACCCTCCAGGGAGACCTGATCGAAGCGACGGGCGCCATCAGCGGCGGCTACCTGGATCCGACCGCCCAGGGTCGTGGAGCGGACAGTGCGATCGAGCTGAAGCGACTCGGCGACGAGTTGCGGGAGAAGGGCAGCGCGGAGACCGCCGCCCGCGATCAGCTGACCCAGGTCAGCGAGCGGATCCGCACGGTCAGCGAGGAGCTCGCGACGCGATCGATCCGCGACCAGTCGCGCGAGTCGACCCAGAAGATCCTCGACAAGGACATCGCCACCGCCCGGGGGCGCCTGAAGAGCGCCCAGGAGCTGATCGCCTCGGCGACGGGAGAGGAGAAGCGGGCCGGCGCCGCGTTCGAGGCGGCGGAGGAGACGGTCCGTTCCCTGGCCGCCGAGATCGCCACGCTCAAGGAATCGATCGCCAAGGCTCAGGAAGCCTACCTCGGCCAGCTGCCCGAAGCGCTCGGCGCCCGGCTGCGGGGCCTGCAGGAGGCGGCCCAGAAGACCAGCGAAGAGCGGGTCCGGGTGAACGGGGAGCTCGAGGCCGCGCGGGCCTCCCTTGCGGCGCTCGTCAGCGGCCTCGCGGCACGACGCACCGAGGGGAAGGCGGCCCTCGACGCGATCGCGGCGAAGCGCAAGGAGATCACCAAGACCGAGAAAGCGGTCCACGACGCCAAGGCCGCGCTCGACGCCCTCAAGTCGGTGGAATCCAAGCAAACCGAGTCGCAGAAGGCGCAGACCGAGACGAAGCGCGGGCTGGAGGAGCAGCGCCTCGAGGTCACGCGCAAGCTCGGCGAGACCGGGGCGAACCTCGACACTCGGCGCGCGCTGCTCACGCAGGAGGAGACGCGTCTCGCCGTGGCCGAGTCCAAGTTCCACGAGCTCGAGGAGGCCCTCCACCAGTTCCCCGAGCCCGAGCCCGACGAGAAGCCGATAAGCATCGAGGAGCTCAAGCGGAAGATCACGGCCCTCGAGCAGCAGCTGGGCACGATGGGCGACGTCAATCTGAGGGCCGTCGAGGAGTACGACGGGGAGAAGACCCGCCTCGACGAGTTCACGGGCGAGTCGACCCGCCTCACGAGCGAGAAGGACGAGCTCGTCGCGCTCGTCAACGAGATCGAGAAGAAGAAGCGGGAGAAAATCCAGCAGGTCGTCGTCCAGGTCAACGGCAATTTCCGGGAGATCTACGGGGAGCTGAGCGCCGGCGGCGAGGGCGAGATCGCGCTCGAAAACCCGGACGACCCGCTCGCCGGCGGCCTGCTGATCAAGGCCCGCCCGGTCGGCAAGACCGTCGCCCGCCTTGAGCAGTTGAGCGGTGGTGAAAAGTCGCTCGCGAGCCTCGCCTTCATCTTCTCGCTGCAGCGCTACGATCCGAGCCCGCTCTACGTGTTCGACGAAGTCGACATGTCGCTGGACGGGCTCAACGCCGAGTACGTCGGTCGGCTGCTGCGCCACAACGCCGAGCGCGCGCAGTTCGTCGTCATCTCCCTGCGCAAGGTCACGCTCAAGTTCGCGAGCCACCTCTACGGCGTGACGATGCACGGGGACGGCTGTTCCCGGGTCGTCGGCATCCACCTGGACGACATCCACGACGTCGAGAGCCGCGAGGGCGCCCGGGGGGCCGAAGCCGCACCCCCCGCGCTGGAGGCGCGATGA
- a CDS encoding SMC-Scp complex subunit ScpB: MPSKLDELVLQVEAVLFAAGRPLSVKEVTTALNLEDYRPVLKAIRTLEQTYANRQSALEVRRVGDRYALQLEERFVPTVHAVTPVEMAPRTLRALTLIAYHQPILQSVLVRMIGDVAYEEVQHLRGLGLVRTEPKGSTLELTTTRRFAEYFGIASTRPEEIRRFLEQKLGVAAPEASAPDASAAAAPPPDAAPLAPAPPSAPAAEAPLAAPEAKPSL, from the coding sequence ATGCCCTCCAAGCTCGACGAGCTGGTCCTGCAGGTCGAGGCGGTCCTCTTCGCGGCGGGCCGACCGCTCAGCGTGAAGGAGGTCACGACCGCGCTGAACCTCGAGGACTACCGGCCCGTGCTCAAGGCGATCCGGACGCTCGAGCAGACCTACGCGAACCGCCAGTCGGCGCTCGAGGTGCGGCGGGTCGGCGATCGTTACGCGCTGCAGCTCGAGGAGCGGTTCGTCCCGACGGTCCACGCGGTCACGCCCGTCGAGATGGCCCCGCGGACCCTGCGGGCGCTCACGCTGATCGCCTACCACCAACCGATCCTCCAGAGCGTGCTGGTCCGCATGATCGGCGACGTCGCCTACGAGGAGGTCCAGCACCTGCGGGGCCTCGGCCTCGTCCGGACCGAACCGAAGGGATCGACCCTCGAGCTCACGACGACCCGCCGCTTCGCCGAGTACTTCGGCATCGCGTCGACCCGCCCCGAGGAGATCCGCCGATTCCTCGAGCAGAAGCTCGGGGTCGCGGCCCCCGAGGCGAGCGCGCCCGACGCGAGCGCGGCGGCCGCCCCCCCGCCCGACGCGGCCCCGCTCGCGCCGGCGCCGCCGAGCGCGCCGGCGGCCGAGGCCCCCCTCGCGGCGCCGGAAGCCAAGCCATCGCTCTGA